The nucleotide window TCCAAATGCCACCTGAGGTTAGCAATGACCTGGCTGTAGTTTCTCCCCAAACTGTGGCGCCAGGCACCAAATGCTTTTTTATTATAGAGATGGACAGTTGTAGAGACTTTTGGATAGTCCACAATACTACGCAGTAGCTTATCCAGACGCACCTGCACATCTGGAAATTTGAGAGCTACATTATGAAGTTCTTCCTTGTCCAGTGTTAAATCTgcaaaatacagtacagaaaaatCAAAGGGTGCAACAGTTGtgtgattgcttttttttttactcgaAAGCATATGAAGAATGGTTGatttaagtttatttgctgAAGCTAGGAACTCACCAAAAAGCTGTGGCGGGACACTCGAGCCATCTGCATAGGCAATATATTTCCACCGTCCACTTCTCAGCATGTAAGTAGAGGCATTGACATTACATCCATGATATTCACTCAGAACCCAGTCTGGATGTTGCTTCTTGGAAAAAGCGCTGGCGTTGGATAGTAGAGGAAGGAGTGAATGGCCACTGAGAAAACCTACTGGTAGAATACCAGCAATGTCTGCAAAATACAAAAGTAAGTCAAATTCCTCCACACCTTGAACCATAACACTTTTATTCTACCCTTCTTAACAGACATTTTAAAGACTACTTCTGTGTACTTTCTTACCCAGCACAGTGGGATAGAGATCAACCAAGGACACAAGCTGGTCGACCTGCAGGCCAGACTTCAGCCCAGGCCCCATGATCAGCAGGGGGACATGGGAACTGCCTTCAAACATTGACATCTTGTAGAACTGCCGGTGCTCCATGGCTAGCTCTCCGTGGTCGGCCGTAAAGATCACAACAGTGTTGTTAAGCAGCTCGGTCTCTCTCAGAGCTGAAATCACCTGGCCTGAGGAGACAGAGTAAGCATGGTTTAAAGGTCAAATGgcattaaaatgtcactttattaggttttttaacagtaatatgTGTTcacccagcctgcctttggtcccccagtggctagaagtacagtacttgagtaaatgtattcagttacattccaccattgTATATTAGTATTACTGTTACATCTAAAATCTAGCTACCTGCTGTTACCAGTTACGCTACGCCTTATTTTATAGCCAGAGCGGTATGCTGGCTGTGCTGACTGTTACAGAAAGTCTCTCGCACCAACACTttactaaagttttttttagttttttacagtacatgtttgGATCTGTAGACCAAAACAATTACTGCTCCTTGCAGGTATTGTGCTGCTGCTTCATTAGTTATCATGGCAACAGGGTTTGGTTTGAACTTGAGCCCTCTTTGTGAGTCCgaaaaacatgagggttaggtGATGTGTCAAACCCGCTGCCTCCTGCTTAGAGAGTCCGTCCCCTGGTGAACTGCTGCTGTCAACTCACCCAGCATGGCATCTGCTTCTGCACACATGGCATAATAGAAGGCCCTTATCCTTCTGACTTCCTCCTCAGCGAAAACACCACTGCAGTTTTTGGTGAAGGTGGAGTAGTAGTCCACAGGGTGCATGGCAGCAAAGGGCAGCCATTTAGGAACAGTGATGAGCTCAGAAGACacctgtgtgtgtaaaatcagaatcaaaatcagaaaaagaTGTGTTGCCAAGTAAGTAGCACATAttaggaatttgccttggttgATTTTGCGTACATAAAACATACttaaaaatgaatatgaaataaagacacaataattacagaaacaaataacgCTTAACTATGTGTTAAGCCCCGATCTAGGAGTGTCTGagggcaacaaaaaaaaggaaacagaagaGTGGAAATTTGAAATAACAAAGCAATTTATGCTTTAACACGAAACAACCAAACAACCTTATCTTATAAAATATCTTCATAATTATCTACCGAAAGCTTTGGGTGAATCAATGCcaaaataataaacagaaaACCACCTCTTCTCCTATAGGTCTAtcacataaagaaagaaaaaaaaaataagaacttAAAGagaaactactgttttttttcaacctggaccctatttttcctatgtttttgtgtctaagtgactgttgggaacaacaatctttgacatgtttttatgtttaaaagttAGAGCTGAAAAATCGATTCAAAAATTCTAATTAATTACATACTCTGTAATTAATAAGTGCTTCAGGAAGAAGAATGTTCTATTCAATGATCCAGACAGTGCGTTCTCGTCTCCCTCCTTCATTTTACAGTCGAATGGTGGCTAGAACGGCTCCGGGTTAAAAGGTCAACATGGAATGGATTAATCTGTGTAATTTTTTGACAGCCCTGTTAaataaaaggatcttact belongs to Etheostoma spectabile isolate EspeVRDwgs_2016 chromosome 5, UIUC_Espe_1.0, whole genome shotgun sequence and includes:
- the arsk gene encoding arylsulfatase K → MNTEVVSLLLLFQMYGHSLCQNGTRPNIVMVMSDAFDGRLTFDPGRKVVQLPYVKYLRELGATFLNAYTNSPICCPSRAAMWSGQFVHLTQSWNNYKCLDANATTWMDSLEANGYLTKSMGKLDYTSGSHSVSNRVEAWTRDVQLLLCQEGRPVTQLAGNMSTARVMRKDWENTDKAAQWIHQRTASAHQPFALYLGLNLPHPYKTESLGPTAGGSTFLTSPYWLKKVSSELITVPKWLPFAAMHPVDYYSTFTKNCSGVFAEEEVRRIRAFYYAMCAEADAMLGQVISALRETELLNNTVVIFTADHGELAMEHRQFYKMSMFEGSSHVPLLIMGPGLKSGLQVDQLVSLVDLYPTVLDIAGILPVGFLSGHSLLPLLSNASAFSKKQHPDWVLSEYHGCNVNASTYMLRSGRWKYIAYADGSSVPPQLFDLTLDKEELHNVALKFPDVQVRLDKLLRSIVDYPKVSTTVHLYNKKAFGAWRHSLGRNYSQVIANLRWHLDWQRDTLANERAIDRWLYDSL